In Lolium rigidum isolate FL_2022 chromosome 3, APGP_CSIRO_Lrig_0.1, whole genome shotgun sequence, the genomic window TAAATTGCATTTTCATACTGTAGTTTACTCAGACAGTATTATTGCGATAGTCagctgaagatcatgctcctcTTTTAACTGGCTGCCAAGCTTATTTCACAAAAAAGATGTTAGAGCACATATAATATTTCATGAACTCTTATGGAAAAGGTTGCTACGGAGTAATATAAAAGTGGTATCCGTGGAAGATACATGCAATGGCATTATTTTTTTTCTAAACCTATGAAGTCTTAGAAGTAAATGATCTGTTTTTAGAAGGGACGGGCAAGCTCTGTCATAAAACAGTATGCAGAGTTGGGATTGCGAACCACACTTTTCTTTCCTCTGTATGGAAATTAGGTTGACATGCTCATTCATTTACTCAGTAATGTAGAGGGTGGGCAATGTTGTAATTTTCTAATGTTGTATCTTACTATGTGATAGTTGAATAGTATGCTACATTGATTGCAGTGTACATTTATGGTAAATACCATTACCATCAGATGAGAAAAATAGAATGAACCAATTTCATATTAGCAATCTTGTCTTCATGCACCAAACCTTTTTGTCTATTTCAGTAAATGCAAAGAGTATTCGTCCATTGAAGGGAGATGCAGTACATACATTGAAGGGAATTTCCAAAAATGGAAAACATTTTGCTGCCCTTGAGGGGGGAAACATTACTACAGTGAAGCACTTGATGCGTCAGTATCACAAAAATAAATCTAGTCTCCAAGAGGTAAATATTCTGTTGTGATGATACTTCTGCAGTCGTAGGTATGTGGAATTATCTGTGATAGATATTAGTTGATCATTTTTTTTGAGGGTAATATTAGTTGATCATTGTGCTGGACTGAAGTAAAATATCAATCACCTTCTAGGAATTATTTGAACTCCATGTAATGCTAAATGTTCAATTACGGTATAATATCTGCTAGAATTTCATGAATTTCTAATAAAACTCTTAATTTCTGGCAATCAGCTTACTGGCATGAAAGAAAAGAGTTGGAGTACAATGATTGAACATGCCAGCACCTGTGTTCCTGGGGATGAGATCTATTCTTATAGAGTTGCAGAGGAAAATTGCGAAGTCTTATTCAATGATTTATATGATCTTGTCGGTATAATAATCAAAGGACAATATTTTCCCGTCAGAAATCTTGATAAATATCACCAGGTATACATATTATACTGTTCCGCTTCCATCTTAATTTGGCAGTTGATATTCACTAAAATAGTAATTTGATGGCAATTACCTTGCTAATGTTGTCATGCTTACTAAGGCATGTAGCAAGATTTACTACTGGGGATTTAAAAACATTTTGGTGTCATACTGAATGGATATAGGCTAACCCATCTCCAACATTGCTGAACAAAAACCAAGGCAAAATGATGTTAGAGAGGTATAGAAGCCTAGCTTACTTGGTTGGGGTCTGGGGGAGTAGAGTACAACCCCACCACGTGGGTTCAAGTCCTCGTGGGCATGAATTGGGGTTCCTATTTATACCAACCGGTCTGCCCTTACAGATTACcttgcaaaaaagataaattatGTTATTTTCCGTATATTTAGGACCAATGCATGGATTCAAAACAAACTTTTATCGCCAAGTCAAGCATCTGTTTCCACCGTGGAGTTTATTTCGCCTATAAACGTAAGCCTCATGAATAAAAATGTGTTGCTTACAATTAAAATCCTTTTTTTTTTCAACATCTCGAAACCTAGAATGAATGAAAATTGGATTCCCACCTTGCGGTGCTCGTCTGTCGGCATTGTGTTGATGAGCCTGAATTACACTGCAAGTCGGGAATTTGATTTTTTATACATTCTAGGTTTGCAGATCTTGCAAACAAAAAGTGATTTTAATTGAACAACAACACATTTTAGAATGTGTAGAAAATTGGATCTTGGCCTTCAAGCACAGTTTTACACAAAGCACCCCAGAAGCACAACAAAAAACCATCCCCTCCTCCCACTCTCTCTCATGGTCATGTTCTTCCCCATCTCTCCACCATGAACGGATGAGGTTCCCAGCGACCAGAGACAACTTTCTGAAGAACAAGCCTCAATTCTCAAGTTGCAGACAGATCTATCATCGTTGTGTCCGGCTTCATCGACGGCCGCCTTGCACGGATCCATCTACAGAAGACCAGATCTTGGCCACTATTTCTGGGAACCACCGTCTTGGATTCCTTTTTTCTTGATTTCGTTGTTTTAGATTTCTAGTCAGATGTGCTGCCCATTTCGGGTTGTGTTCTTGATATATGGAATTCCAGTTCGTGGTCTAATTCTTCATGAGATGGCCTCACTGATTCTGATCCGTGCTTGTTTGTCTTCCCATTCATATGTGAAAGCTTCAAATTCGAAGCAacttgttgatgattatttaagGCATGTGCAATTGTTCTTATTCAAGTGCGTATGCAATCTGGAGCGAGAATCTATTTGCTCGTCGGTAGGAGCAACTAGGAACATCTAAGAATTGCTAATATGTTAGATCACAGGGAGATTTTAGAAAATGTCCAGGAAGTAGTTGGTGGGAGGACGATGACTCGAATCTGACCCTCAGAACATGATCCAAGGGATAAGAACAgaaattttcagattttcagaATCTATCCCATTTTCACCTGATATGTTCCCCATGTACTTGTACATTGTGATGGCGATGATAAATGAAACATTCTGTTACAGCGTAAAGTGGAAAACTGGAAAATATCCGCGCATAAGAAATTTGACGAGCAGGAGAATTCTGGGGGTCTTGCCGCTGATTACTTCATGAGCAATGACGACTGCCCTGTCCGTGAAAAGCCTCTGAACAATGAAGCAGGTCCTTCTGTACAAGCTAGACCAACATGGCAATATCCTAATGACATGGCTGCACACCAAGGTGAATTTTAATACTGTGTGTTCCATCGTTGATCTTGGTTGTTATACGTTTCTCAAAATTAAATTATTTCAGAATTTGGTGAGCAATATCACATTCGGCAGCCAAATGGGTTCTCACCGGCCGAAGTCCTGGCAAACAATGACGCAGGTCCTTCCAACCAAGAAGCACCACTGAATTCGCAGCACACTGTTGGTCAAGGTCGATATTAAACACCTACACAGTATTTTATCACACATCCTTGATACTTCAATTATTACATTAAAATTATTGTTATTATTGCTACTGATAGTTTTGGTTGTCAACATTCTGTAGACCTTGGCCAGCACGGTCCTTCTATGCCACAGAAtggaactctttgcagtcatcggACCCAGGGGAATATCTTAAATGGCCAGGGATCATTACCAGCACAGCCAACTATGCCATCCTTCAATTTTCCACCAGTAAGAAAAGATTACTATGACACAATCGACTATTCCATCCCACAAATTTTCATTGACAACCTGAAAATTTTCCTGGATGGTAGGTTCCAGAGGATGACTGGATCACACGTGCAAGACTGATTGGCCAACAGAATGGATACTTAAGCTCCTCGGCGACTGGTGCTCCTGGTACCTCTTTTCCGGTAACAGGTGTGTGCGCTACATCCCAGTACTTCCAATTTCACAATATATGCAGAGCCTTATTGGTTTCTTAGATGCTGGTGTTGGTACTTTCTCAGATGGAGTTAGTCAGGCGACCTCTTCACTTAACCAAGCTAAGGATGACAGCTTCAGTGAGTTACTTGAAGTATGTATTTACTCTTTAGAACAGAACGATTATCTTTCCTCAGACAAAGTATATAGGTCTACAGCAGTCTCATAGCTTAAGATTTTGTTAACCATTGTTATGTCTTGATGATGTTTGTCCTTGCGGTTCCAGAAATTGCTCGGAGAGGAAGAAGCACATGGGGCAGACCAGGACATCATACCAGCTAACAACGGTACGCGATTTTTCATGCCCATGACTATAACTTCTGTTGATTTAAGCTAAGCTGCCAAACCATGGAGAGCTTGTGTTACTATTTTCGAAACATCCTTTCCCATCAGAACTTTTTCTAATTCCAAACTAAGGTTGCAGCATCTGTGTTACTTCATAATAACTAGAGTGGCTATGCTTGACCAAT contains:
- the LOC124700715 gene encoding uncharacterized protein LOC124700715, which gives rise to MPSFNFPPVPEDDWITRARLIGQQNGYLSSSATGAPGTSFPVTDGVSQATSSLNQAKDDSFSELLEKLLGEEEAHGADQDIIPANNAQLPNSNNQFHGYEHGDGN
- the LOC124697560 gene encoding calmodulin-binding protein 60 B-like, which codes for MQDMILSVRQKEIQQPPAGSLPNGVFEPSSSRAIPQGLPEAGGSSGIVRLLFVGADRPEDPLFTRCPVEWQNGENPKVAIFRNEKQITGGDLSKVQIEILPVNAEFFTERGQDDFTKEEFNKHIHMCNGKETVLATITLRNGEADLGSIIFTETSHLKKLRLTARVKRQDLTIRVREAITDPFVVKDNRSRLNAKSIRPLKGDAVHTLKGISKNGKHFAALEGGNITTVKHLMRQYHKNKSSLQELTGMKEKSWSTMIEHASTCVPGDEIYSYRVAEENCEVLFNDLYDLVGIIIKGQYFPVRNLDKYHQRKVENWKISAHKKFDEQENSGGLAADYFMSNDDCPVREKPLNNEAGPSVQARPTWQYPNDMAAHQEFGEQYHIRQPNGFSPAEVLANNDAGPSNQEAPLNSQHTVGQGRY